Below is a window of Microbacterium saperdae DNA.
AAGCTCGACGAGATGCGATCGATGGTCCCGGAGCGCCGTCGCCGGCGCGCGAAGGTGCGTCGACTCCCACGCCAACCGCTTTCGGAGTGACAGGACAGAAGCGCGGCCGCACCTCCGAGGAGGGCGGCCGCGCTTCGTCGTCTGCGGGGCTGCAGCTCAGCGCGGGCGCTGCGCGCGCACCTTCGTCGGGTCGATGCCCTTGGGGATCGGCAGCGAGGAGAGCGACTGCGACACCGACTCGATGCGGCGGATGACAGCCGCGAGAGTCGCCTTGTCGATCGCCTTGGGGAGTTTCTTGATGGTCTTGGCGAGATCGGCGATGGTCACTTCGTCGTCACCGTGTCCGACGTAGAGCACCGTCACGGGCACGCCGTTCGCGACGCGCTGGACCTTGCTGCGCTCTTCGTTGACGAGTCGGGTGAGCCGACCGCGTGCGCCTTCTCCCACGATCACGACGCCGCCCCGGCCGACCGTGCGATAGACCGCTTCCTGCGTCTTCGGGTTGATGCCGACCGGCGTCTCGGATGCCTGCCAGCGGCGACCGAGGCTGGTGCTGAGCACGTGGCCGGTTGCTCCGGGCATGCCGTCGATCTTCGCGTACATGGCCGTCGTGGAGAGCCTGGTCATGAGGAACATGGCACCGAGCACACCGAACATCAGTCCGCTGATACCCCAGAGCACGAGCGTCCAGATCTGGAACGGGGGAATGAGGTAGCCGGCGACGAGGCCGAGGAGGACACCGCCGATCAGGATGCCGACCTGCGCCCACGGCAACCAGGCATACACCTCACGGGTGAACCGGAAGAGGGACTTGATCTGGGAGAAGAACCCAGGACGCTTTTCGGGTTCGGGAGCACGCTTTGCCATGCGCACCAGCCTACCGAGTCCGGAGGCGCTCGTTGACGGCGTTCGCGTCCAGCGGAGCGTTGCCGCCCTGCCGCGCAACGGGTGCTTCGCCGCGTGGACACCTCCTGCACAGTTCGTCGATTGTCGGCTTTTCGTCCACATCGCCTCCGATCGGCTTCGGGGAGTGGGCAGATCCGGTGTGATGAAGCCATGCCAGCTGCCGCGACCGACGCCCTCACACCCGCGCTCCTTCCCGGGGCGCATCGGGTGATCCGGGCGATCGACTCGCATGAGGGTCCGTTCGTCGGGGTGCTGGTCACGCGTGGCGACGCCGTGGCGGTTCGGGTCGACGCAGCGACGCTGGCCGGCTGGGAGGGCTGGCGCTTCGGAGGCTCGGAGCACGTGGCCGGACCGCTCGACCTCGTGCGCCGTGCGCAGGGACACGACGTGCTGCTTCCATGGTGCACCGAGAGGGTGTCGGCATTCGTGGGGCGTCGCACCGCGGCGGATGTGGGGCTGTCGTCGGGGGAGTGCAGCACTCTACTGGTGAGTCTGTTCCGAGCGCTGGAGGAGCTCGGAGAAGACGGAGCGACGGAGAATGCGACGGGCGCCTGGTGGCTGACGGACGAGGGCAGGCCGGTCTTCGTGCTCGGCGAAGGCGTGGAGGCGCGGGCGGGGGTCGCGCTGCTCGTCGCGCAACTCGGGGAGAACTGTGCGGACAAGACGCTGGGGCGTCTTCTGGGGGTCGTGCAGGAAGGGCTGCGTACGAACCTCGAGCAGCAACAGCGTCGTGTGCCGCGGCTGCTGCTCGAGAAGTGGGAAGGGGAAGTTCTCGAGGTCGCGGCACCGCGGGTGCTTCGTCGGGAGATGTTCGCTCCCGAGAGGGCGGACACGGTCGCCAGGGCGGCGCTGCGTGGGGAATCCTCGGCTCTCCCGTCACGGCGCGTCGCCGGTTCGGCGCGCGGGGGGCGCATGCGGCGTGGCGTGACGAGAGATCGTGCCAGGGCGCGAACTTCGGCCGGGAGGTTCGCGTCCGTGCCGGGGGACGTCATGCGGTGGGTGCGGGGATGCGCCCGCGCTCTGCGCCCTCCGACCCGCCGCGAACGCATGGGGGCGCCGACAGTGCAGCGGGGCACCGCACCCCGGCCCCGCCGTCGTTCGCTCCTGGTCGCGGCGGGCGCGGCGATCGCCGTGCTGCTGGGCGGGCTCGTGTGGCCCAGCGGAGCGACGAGCGAGGTCGCGGAGGGCCCGCAGCCATCGGGCGCCGTGCAATCCGCGGATCCTGACACGGGGAGCGCGGCTGATCTTTCCCCTGCCGCAGAGCGACCTGGCGCATCTGCGGATCATGTGCGGCAATCGCCGGACTCTTCGCCCTCTCCGGTCGCGTCGCGGCCGACTCCGGAGTCAGAAGAACCTGCGGAGGCGGCGTCCTGGTTGCTGGACGAGATCAGCCGGTGCGCGGACGCTGGTGACGCGATCTGCGCCGTGGCCGTGGCGGGCGGATCGGCTGCCGTGATCGAACTGCTCGCCGACGGCGGAGCAGAATTGTCTGATGTGGAGCTCGTCGACGAGTACGGAGACGCCGCCGTCGTGCGACTGACACCGAAGGACGCGCGGAAGGATGTGGGTGCACCGGATGCGACGCGGGACGCCGCATCGGGAGCCGATCAGTTCCTGGTGCTCGTGCGGATCAACGAGAAATGGCTGGTCCGCGACGTGTACGACGTCGCGGACCAGGCAGAGTGATGAGTCGGATCAGGCGCCGAGCTGTGCGGCGAACTGAGCGGCCTCGAGGCGGGCCTTGACCGCACCGAGGAAGCGAGCAGCGTCAGCACCGTCGATGATCCGGTGGTCGTACGACAGCGCGAGGTACACGTACGAACGGATCGCGATCGCGTCGGAGCCGCCGACCTTCACCAGACCGGGGCGCTTGACGACCGTACCGGTGCCGAGGATCGCCGACTGGGGCAGGAACACCACGGGAGTGTCGAACAGCGCGCCGCGCGAACCGGTGTTGGTCAGCGTGAACGTGCCGCCGGCGAGCTCGTCGGGCTTCAGCTTGTTGTCACGCGTCCGAGCAGCCAGGTCGGCGATCTCGTGCGCGATCTGAGCGATGTTCTTCGAGGCGGCATCCCGCAGCACGGGCGTGAGCAGTCCGCGCTCGGTGTCGACAGCGATCGACACGTTCTCGGACGCCGGGTAGACGATCTGGTCGTCCTTCACCGTCGCGTTGACGATCGGGAACGCCTGCAGCGCCTCAGCCGTCGCGAGTGCGAAGAACGGGAGGAAGGAGAGCTTGTCGCCCGTCTTCTCCAGGAACGATCCCTTGACGCTGTCGCGGTAGTTCGCGAGATCCGTGACATCCACCTCGACGACGGTCGTCAGCTGTGCCGTCTGCTGCATCGAGGCGACTGCACGCTCGGCGAGCACCTTGCGCAGGCGGGACATGGGCTGGGTCGTGCCGCGCAGCGGCGAGACCTCGAGCGGAGCCGGAGCAGCCGCAGCCGGTGCGCCTGCTGCGGGGGCGGCCGCAGCCGTCTCCGCAGCCTTGAGCACGTCCTCCTTGCGGATGCGTCCGCCGACACCGGTGCCGGTGACCGACGCCAGATCGACGCCCTGCTGCGACGCCAGACGACGCACCAGAGGGGTCACATACAGGTTGTCGCTCTCGGTGGGCAGAGCCAGCGCCGGAGCAGCAGGCGCTGCCGCCGGAGCAGCAGCGGGCGCCGGAGCGGCAGCGGGCGCCGGAGCGGCAGCGGGCGCCGGAGCGGCAGCGGGCGCCGGAGCGGCAGCGGGCGCCGGAGCGGCAGCGGCGGGAGCAGCAGCAGCGGCCGGAGCAGCAGCAGGTGCCGGAGCAGCAGCAGGCGCTGCCGGAGCGGGTGCCTCTGCGGCCGGGGCGGGTGCTGCCGGAGCGGCACCGGAGCCGACACGCGCCAGGACCGCACCGACGGAAACGGTCTCGTCCTCAGCGGCGACGATCTCCTGCAGCACACCGGCGACGGGCGAAGGGATCTCGGTGTCGACCTTGTCGGTCGAGATCTCGAGCAGTGCCTCGTCGACGGCGATCGTGTCACCGACCTGCTTGAGCCAGCGGGTGACGGTGCCCTCGGTGACGCTCTCACCGAGTTCGGGCAGAACGATGTCGGTGGCATCGCCGGCGGGCGCGGCGGCCGGTGCAGCCTCGGCTGCCGGTGCAGCTTCCGCGGCGGGGGCAGGCGCTGCCTCAGCGGCAGGTGCGGGGGCGGCCTCGGCGGCGGGCTCGGCGGCAGCCGGAGCGTCCGCGGCCGGAGCCGGAGCGCTTCCGTCGCCGATGCGAGCGAGCAGAGCACCGACCTCGACGGTTTCGTCCTCGGCGACGAGGATCTCCTCGATCACGCCGCTGACGGGGGAGGGGATCTCGGTGTCGACCTTGTCGGTCGAGATCTCCAGCAGGCCCTCGTCCGCCTGTACGGTGTCGCCCACCTGCTTGAGCCAGCGGGTGACCGTACCCTCTGTGACGCTCTCACCGAGAGCGGGGAGGATGACGGATGTGCTCATGACGGAGTCTCCTTCAGGAAGTGTGTTGACGCTTGTCTAGCTTAGTGACTCAGGCACCGGTTGGTGCTCAGAGGGCGTGCAGGGGCTTTCCGGCCAGGGCGAGGAAGGCTTCGCCCAGCGCCTCGCTCTGCGTGGGATGCGCGTGGATCAGGGGCGCGATGTCCTCGGGGTGGGCTTCCCAGGCGACTGCGAGCTGTCCCTCGGTGATGAGTTCCCCGACCCGGTCTCCCAGCAGGTGGACGCCGATCACGGGGCCGTCCTTGAGCCGGACGACCTTCACGAGACCGCCGGTTCCGATGATCTCACTCTTGCCGTTGCCGGCCAGGTTGTACTCGTACGCCGCGATGGCGTCGGCTCCGTGCTCGGCGACGGCCGCTGCCTCGGTCAGTCCGACGGAGGCGACTTCAGGGCTCGAGTAGGTGACCTTGGGGATCTGCAGGTCGGGGATGTTGACCGGAGCCAGTCCCGCGATCCGCTCTGCCACGGCGATCCCCTGCTGGAAGCCGCGGTGCGCGAGCTGCAGCCCGGGAACGATGTCACCGACGGCCCACAGGCCTGGGACACCCGTGCGGAGGTTCTCATCGACGGTCACGAATCCGCGGTCGAGCGTCACGCCGGCCTCTTCGAACCCGAGGTCAGCGGTCACCGGCCCGCGGCCGACCGCGACCAGCAGGTAGTCCGCGGAGAACTCCTTGCCGTCCTCCAACGTGACGGTCACGGAGCTGTCGTTCTGGACCGCGGTCTGGAAGCGGACGCCGAGAGAGTACTGGATGCCCCGGCGACGGAATGCGCGCTCGAGGCCCTTGCTGAGGGCGACGTCCTCGTTCGGGACGAGGTGCGGCAGCGCCTCGACGATCGTCACCTCGGAGCCGAACGAACGCCAGACGCTGGCGAACTCGACGCCGATCACACCGCCGCCGAGGATGAGCACCCGCTCGGGGATGACATCGAGTGCGAGTGCCTGCTCGCTGGTGATGATGCGGCCGCCGATCTCGAGGCCGGGGAGTGAGCGGCTGTACGATCCGGTCGCCAGGACGACATCGGTACCGGAGTAGGTGTCCTCGCCGACGCTCACGGTGCGGTCGGCGTTGAGACGCCCCGTCCCCGCCACGGTCGTGATCCCGCGCGCCTTGACCAGTCCCTCGAGGCCCTTGAACTTCTTGGCGACGATGCCTTCACGGTACGTGCGGACGCCGACGGGATCGATCCCGGTGAGAGTCGCCGTGACGCCGACCGATGCGGCATCCCGCACATGCTCGGCGACCTCTGCCGCGTGCAGCAGCGCCTTGGTCGGGATGCAGCCGCGGTGCAGGCAGGTGCCGCCGACCTTGTCCTTCTCGATCAGGGCGACGGATTTGCCGAGCTCGCTGGCCCGGAGCGCCGCGGCGTAGCCGCCGCTGCCGCCACCGAGGACGACGACGTCGAAGGTGTGTGTGGTCATAGGTCATGCCTCCGTGTGGGATGCGTGGGCGAAGGCGACGATCGATCGAACCATCGCCCCAGTGGGGCCCTTCTCAGTGAAACCGTAGGGTGCACTGCCGTGCTCGCCGGATCCGGCGATGTCGAGGTGCACCCAGGGGATGCGAGGGGCGTCATCCGCATCGGACACGCGTCCGACGAACCGGCGCAGGAAGAGTCCCGCGAACGACGCGCCGCCGGCCCGATCGCTCATGTTGGCGTTGATGAGGTCCGCGATCGGCGAGTCGAGCGTGTCTTCCATGTACTCGGGAAGAGGCATGTGCCAGGCGAGCTCATCGGCCGAGTCTGCGGCGGCGAGGAACTGGGCCACGGTCTCGTCGTCGCCCATCACTCCGGTGTGGCGGTGTCCGAGGGCGAGGATGATGGCTCCGGTCAGAGTGGCCACGTCGATGATCACGTCCGGGTGCTCGCGGCTCGCGGCGACGAGGCCGTCGGCGAGCACGAGGCGGCCCTCTGCGTCGGTGTTGAGGACCTCGACGGTGGTGCCATCGAGCATCCGCAGCACGTCCCCGGGACGTGTCGCACGTCCGGAGGGCATGTTGTCGGCGATGCAGAGCCACGCGGTGACGCGAACCGGCAGCCCCAGCGTCGCGATGGCTCGCAACGCGGCGAGGCTGGTCGCCGCGCCCGCCATGTCGAACTTCATGCCGACCATGGACGCGGCCGGCTTCAGGGACAGCCCGCCCGTGTCGAACGTGATTCCCTTGCCCACCAGCGCGATATGGCGCGAGGCATCCGCGGGGGAGTAGTCGAGACGGACCAGGCGCGGTGGTCGGTCAGACCCCTGACCGACACCCAGGATGCCGCCGAACCCCTGCTCTGCGAGGGCAGCCTCGTCGAGGATCTCCACAGTGACATCCAGGTCGGCGACGCTGTCGGCTGCACTCTGCGCCAGCTGTGCGGGACTCTGCCATTCGGCGGGAACCTGCACGAGGTCCTTGATGAGGGCGACTGCGTCACCGACGGTCTGCGCGTGCGCGGCCGTCGCGTCGTCGATCTGCGCGTGCAGGATGACGGACGATGCGCGCTTCTTGCCCTGCTCCGAGCGGTAGCCCTCGAAGCGGTGTCCGCCGAGAACGGCACCTTCCGCAGCGGCAGCCGCGAACGACTCGAGCCCCGGCGCGAGCGCCAGGGAGATCGTCTCGAACCCGGTGATCACCCGCAGGGCGGCTCCGGCGGCGTTGCGGACGGAGACAG
It encodes the following:
- a CDS encoding leucyl aminopeptidase; protein product: MTLPVLSHTIDQFPGSAADAAVLVVPDISESASALDGYPGLADILAGIGFTGSASAFARVHAPEVSSVPFAVVGAGAPTAVSVRNAAGAALRVITGFETISLALAPGLESFAAAAAEGAVLGGHRFEGYRSEQGKKRASSVILHAQIDDATAAHAQTVGDAVALIKDLVQVPAEWQSPAQLAQSAADSVADLDVTVEILDEAALAEQGFGGILGVGQGSDRPPRLVRLDYSPADASRHIALVGKGITFDTGGLSLKPAASMVGMKFDMAGAATSLAALRAIATLGLPVRVTAWLCIADNMPSGRATRPGDVLRMLDGTTVEVLNTDAEGRLVLADGLVAASREHPDVIIDVATLTGAIILALGHRHTGVMGDDETVAQFLAAADSADELAWHMPLPEYMEDTLDSPIADLINANMSDRAGGASFAGLFLRRFVGRVSDADDAPRIPWVHLDIAGSGEHGSAPYGFTEKGPTGAMVRSIVAFAHASHTEA
- the lpdA gene encoding dihydrolipoyl dehydrogenase — its product is MTTHTFDVVVLGGGSGGYAAALRASELGKSVALIEKDKVGGTCLHRGCIPTKALLHAAEVAEHVRDAASVGVTATLTGIDPVGVRTYREGIVAKKFKGLEGLVKARGITTVAGTGRLNADRTVSVGEDTYSGTDVVLATGSYSRSLPGLEIGGRIITSEQALALDVIPERVLILGGGVIGVEFASVWRSFGSEVTIVEALPHLVPNEDVALSKGLERAFRRRGIQYSLGVRFQTAVQNDSSVTVTLEDGKEFSADYLLVAVGRGPVTADLGFEEAGVTLDRGFVTVDENLRTGVPGLWAVGDIVPGLQLAHRGFQQGIAVAERIAGLAPVNIPDLQIPKVTYSSPEVASVGLTEAAAVAEHGADAIAAYEYNLAGNGKSEIIGTGGLVKVVRLKDGPVIGVHLLGDRVGELITEGQLAVAWEAHPEDIAPLIHAHPTQSEALGEAFLALAGKPLHAL
- a CDS encoding DUF4191 family protein, with amino-acid sequence MAKRAPEPEKRPGFFSQIKSLFRFTREVYAWLPWAQVGILIGGVLLGLVAGYLIPPFQIWTLVLWGISGLMFGVLGAMFLMTRLSTTAMYAKIDGMPGATGHVLSTSLGRRWQASETPVGINPKTQEAVYRTVGRGGVVIVGEGARGRLTRLVNEERSKVQRVANGVPVTVLYVGHGDDEVTIADLAKTIKKLPKAIDKATLAAVIRRIESVSQSLSSLPIPKGIDPTKVRAQRPR
- the sucB gene encoding 2-oxoglutarate dehydrogenase, E2 component, dihydrolipoamide succinyltransferase, which translates into the protein MSTSVILPALGESVTEGTVTRWLKQVGDTVQADEGLLEISTDKVDTEIPSPVSGVIEEILVAEDETVEVGALLARIGDGSAPAPAADAPAAAEPAAEAAPAPAAEAAPAPAAEAAPAAEAAPAAAPAGDATDIVLPELGESVTEGTVTRWLKQVGDTIAVDEALLEISTDKVDTEIPSPVAGVLQEIVAAEDETVSVGAVLARVGSGAAPAAPAPAAEAPAPAAPAAAPAPAAAPAAAAAPAAAAPAPAAAPAPAAAPAPAAAPAPAAAPAPAAAPAAAPAAPALALPTESDNLYVTPLVRRLASQQGVDLASVTGTGVGGRIRKEDVLKAAETAAAAPAAGAPAAAAPAPLEVSPLRGTTQPMSRLRKVLAERAVASMQQTAQLTTVVEVDVTDLANYRDSVKGSFLEKTGDKLSFLPFFALATAEALQAFPIVNATVKDDQIVYPASENVSIAVDTERGLLTPVLRDAASKNIAQIAHEIADLAARTRDNKLKPDELAGGTFTLTNTGSRGALFDTPVVFLPQSAILGTGTVVKRPGLVKVGGSDAIAIRSYVYLALSYDHRIIDGADAARFLGAVKARLEAAQFAAQLGA